Proteins encoded within one genomic window of Leptospira stimsonii:
- a CDS encoding LIC_12097 family sensor histidine kinase: MSSLQENLLERAGELQSILDGITEPLVLIEPGFRIRRVNRSTLEFSGQPSFSSIIGKKCYEVLYNRNEVCPYCPMKDMKPGEENFNQHFEHPKTDVNREIFHSVRGQKETLYLDFYPIEKDGVIGSVLEKVSNITRIKEKEEENLRIRNLASLGIFISGVAHELNNPLTGMSLTLQSLLNNLTSIDPDFFKKRLDMMKEDLTRAAMIVSDIISFAKPDKLVTTTADIYETIQKAKENVVWVYPVLSKNITWEILCEPGTTFQFNPVKMERLFINLFKNSLQAFDYGEGKIRVEVRKTRNMVHIIVEDNAGGIPDNLIDKIFSPFFTKNKTGIGTGLGLSICHSIVREHGGELSVRSFERKTRFRVSLPFTQNNGYST, translated from the coding sequence ATGTCCTCGTTGCAGGAAAATCTCTTAGAAAGAGCCGGTGAACTTCAGTCCATTCTGGATGGGATTACCGAGCCATTGGTACTGATCGAGCCGGGTTTTCGGATCCGGAGGGTCAATCGATCCACGCTCGAATTTTCCGGTCAACCGTCGTTTTCCTCCATTATAGGGAAGAAATGCTACGAAGTCCTCTACAATCGAAACGAAGTTTGTCCGTATTGTCCCATGAAGGATATGAAGCCGGGTGAAGAAAACTTCAATCAACACTTTGAGCATCCGAAAACGGATGTCAACCGAGAGATCTTCCATTCCGTACGAGGACAAAAAGAGACCTTGTATTTGGATTTTTATCCGATTGAGAAGGACGGAGTCATCGGTTCCGTTTTGGAAAAGGTAAGTAATATTACAAGAATCAAAGAGAAGGAAGAGGAGAATCTCAGAATTCGAAATCTCGCTTCCTTAGGAATTTTTATTTCCGGGGTCGCACACGAACTCAACAACCCTCTCACAGGAATGAGTTTAACCTTGCAGAGTCTTTTGAACAACCTCACTTCCATCGATCCCGACTTTTTTAAAAAACGTCTGGATATGATGAAAGAGGATCTAACGCGGGCCGCGATGATTGTCTCTGACATCATCAGCTTTGCCAAACCGGATAAGCTCGTAACCACAACCGCGGACATCTACGAGACCATACAAAAAGCGAAGGAAAACGTGGTTTGGGTCTATCCGGTCCTCTCTAAAAACATTACCTGGGAAATTCTCTGCGAACCAGGAACCACGTTTCAGTTCAATCCGGTAAAGATGGAACGCCTGTTTATCAATCTATTTAAGAATTCTCTCCAAGCCTTTGACTATGGAGAAGGAAAGATCCGCGTGGAAGTAAGAAAGACCAGGAACATGGTCCATATCATCGTAGAAGACAACGCCGGCGGAATTCCGGACAATCTCATCGACAAGATCTTTTCTCCGTTCTTCACGAAGAATAAGACTGGAATCGGAACCGGACTCGGACTTTCGATCTGTCATTCAATCGTAAGGGAACACGGAGGAGAATTGTCCGTTCGATCCTTCGAAAGAAAAACCCGTTTCCGAGTCTCCCTACCCTTTACACAAAATAACGGGTATTCTACCTGA
- a CDS encoding response regulator — MNPKVHCILLIDDNQADNFVHERVIRKGNFADQVISKQSGEGALQYLRNRATTNDPRPDLIFLDINMPGMNGWEFLEEYKTLPKEHQGKIIVVMLTTSDNPDDRTKANEFGILADFKTKPLTDAMLQEIFDAYF, encoded by the coding sequence ATGAATCCAAAAGTTCACTGCATTCTCCTCATCGACGACAATCAGGCCGATAACTTCGTCCACGAACGGGTGATTCGAAAAGGGAACTTTGCGGATCAAGTGATCTCGAAACAATCCGGAGAAGGCGCACTCCAATATCTCCGAAATCGAGCGACTACCAACGACCCTCGTCCCGATCTCATCTTTCTGGATATCAATATGCCCGGAATGAATGGCTGGGAATTTTTGGAAGAATACAAAACGCTTCCGAAAGAACATCAGGGAAAAATCATCGTCGTGATGCTCACGACCTCGGACAATCCCGACGACCGAACCAAGGCGAACGAATTCGGAATTCTCGCGGACTTTAAGACCAAACCTCTGACGGACGCGATGCTCCAAGAAATTTTCGACGCCTATTTTTAA
- the cysK gene encoding cysteine synthase A → MKAKSILETIGNTPHVKINRLYNTKSEIYVKLERSNPGGSIKDRIALSMIEDAEKSGKLTKDSIIVEPTSGNTGIGLALVAAVKGYKLLLVMPESMSIERRRIMAAYGAEFELTPREKGMPGAIEKAKQIVAENPKAWMPQQFENEANIKVHVETTAQEIAKDFPEGLDFIITGVGTGGHITGVAQVLKQKFPKLKVFAVEPEASPVISGGKPGPHPIQGIGAGFIPKNLHTDLLDGVIQVSKDEAFQYAQRAAKEEGLFIGVSSGASLAAVAKKLPEIPEGSKVLTFSYDTGERYLSIEGLFPVPANA, encoded by the coding sequence ATGAAAGCTAAGAGTATTTTAGAAACGATCGGAAACACTCCCCACGTAAAAATCAACCGCTTGTACAACACAAAGAGTGAAATCTATGTAAAATTGGAAAGATCCAACCCGGGCGGATCCATCAAAGATCGTATCGCACTTTCGATGATCGAGGACGCAGAAAAGTCCGGAAAACTCACGAAAGACAGTATCATCGTAGAACCGACTTCCGGAAATACGGGGATCGGACTCGCGCTCGTTGCGGCAGTTAAGGGATATAAACTTCTCTTGGTAATGCCGGAGTCGATGAGTATTGAAAGAAGAAGAATCATGGCGGCCTACGGGGCCGAGTTCGAATTGACTCCGAGAGAGAAGGGAATGCCTGGTGCGATTGAAAAAGCAAAACAAATCGTAGCGGAAAACCCGAAAGCATGGATGCCACAGCAGTTTGAAAACGAAGCAAACATCAAAGTTCACGTTGAAACAACCGCACAGGAAATCGCTAAAGACTTTCCGGAAGGATTGGACTTTATCATCACCGGAGTAGGAACCGGAGGACATATCACAGGTGTCGCTCAAGTCTTAAAACAAAAGTTCCCAAAACTGAAAGTATTCGCAGTGGAACCGGAAGCTTCTCCTGTCATTTCCGGAGGAAAACCAGGACCACACCCGATTCAAGGAATCGGAGCGGGATTCATTCCTAAAAACCTTCACACGGATCTTTTGGACGGAGTGATTCAAGTGAGCAAGGATGAAGCATTTCAATACGCACAAAGGGCCGCAAAAGAAGAAGGTCTCTTTATCGGCGTTTCATCCGGAGCTTCTCTCGCGGCGGTTGCTAAAAAACTTCCCGAAATTCCGGAAGGCTCTAAGGTTCTCACATTCTCTTACGATACGGGAGAAAGATATCTTTCGATCGAAGGTTTGTTCCCAGTTCCTGCGAACGCATAA
- a CDS encoding gamma carbonic anhydrase family protein: MKSNYQILEYMGKKPQIHESVFLAPGSQVVGDVVIGKNSSIWFQTLVRGDVNYIRIGENVNIQDLTVIHVARDVYPVEIGNNVSIGHRATIHGCKLKDNSFVGMCATLMDDVEVGEFAFIGAGALVTPGKKIPPGVLVMGSPGKIIRDITEKEREIITRTTGNYIKYKENYLQDPFYSRS, encoded by the coding sequence ATGAAGTCAAACTATCAGATCTTAGAATACATGGGAAAAAAACCGCAGATCCATGAATCCGTTTTTTTGGCGCCGGGTTCCCAAGTAGTCGGGGACGTTGTGATAGGAAAGAATTCTTCGATTTGGTTTCAGACATTGGTGAGAGGGGATGTAAATTATATTCGGATCGGAGAGAATGTAAACATCCAAGATCTCACAGTGATTCACGTGGCAAGAGACGTTTATCCTGTCGAAATCGGAAATAACGTTTCGATCGGTCATCGGGCCACGATTCACGGATGCAAATTGAAAGACAATTCCTTCGTGGGGATGTGCGCGACATTGATGGACGACGTCGAGGTCGGCGAGTTTGCTTTTATCGGCGCGGGTGCGCTTGTGACTCCGGGAAAGAAAATTCCTCCGGGGGTTTTGGTGATGGGTTCTCCGGGAAAGATCATTCGAGATATAACCGAAAAGGAGAGAGAGATCATAACGAGAACCACGGGGAATTATATAAAATACAAAGAGAACTATCTTCAAGATCCGTTTTATTCTCGAAGTTAA
- the secG gene encoding preprotein translocase subunit SecG, translated as MLNGVILTLFVVVSLFLVLLVMIQTGKGGGLLGGGSSQSVFGSSTADVLTKATRVTAILFIILSLFLSFLFAKKEDKLMPETAPTLTAPPEETKSETSAPTTTPTPNAVPTVPATTP; from the coding sequence ATGTTAAACGGAGTCATTCTTACATTATTCGTTGTTGTTTCTCTCTTTCTGGTTTTACTCGTCATGATTCAAACCGGCAAGGGCGGGGGACTGTTAGGCGGAGGCTCCAGCCAATCCGTTTTCGGTTCCTCCACTGCGGACGTTCTTACTAAAGCAACCCGAGTGACGGCGATTCTATTTATCATTCTTTCTCTTTTTCTTTCCTTTCTCTTTGCGAAGAAAGAAGATAAGCTGATGCCGGAAACGGCACCGACTCTGACCGCACCTCCCGAGGAGACCAAAAGTGAAACTAGCGCACCTACTACGACTCCAACTCCGAACGCGGTTCCTACAGTTCCGGCTACCACTCCTTAA
- the tpiA gene encoding triose-phosphate isomerase — protein MRKTVIAGNWKMNLSEKEAISLAQSIKEKIPSTAKDRIPMVFPSTLHLASVARILEGTGVVVGAQNAYPSGLAAFTGETSPEQLREIGVKVVMIGHSERRQFLGESSSFCNEKIQFLLKNGFTALYCVGETLAERESGKTFEVIASQVKEGLKGIESNSFSNLILAYEPVWAIGTGKVATPAQAQEVHAFIRKEVAGLFVGASGVAEALSILYGGSVKPDNITALLKEKDIDGGLVGGASQKIDSYAGLF, from the coding sequence ATGCGCAAGACAGTGATCGCCGGAAATTGGAAAATGAATCTTTCCGAAAAGGAAGCCATCTCCTTGGCACAATCGATTAAGGAGAAAATTCCAAGCACCGCAAAGGATAGAATCCCGATGGTATTCCCTTCTACCCTTCACTTAGCGAGCGTCGCAAGAATTTTAGAAGGAACCGGAGTCGTTGTAGGAGCTCAGAACGCCTATCCTTCCGGGCTCGCGGCATTTACGGGAGAAACTTCTCCGGAACAACTCCGTGAAATCGGCGTGAAGGTCGTGATGATCGGACATTCCGAAAGACGACAATTCTTAGGTGAATCCAGTTCCTTCTGTAACGAAAAGATTCAATTCCTTTTGAAAAACGGATTCACTGCCCTCTACTGCGTCGGGGAAACCTTGGCAGAAAGAGAATCGGGAAAGACCTTTGAAGTGATCGCTTCCCAAGTGAAAGAAGGACTCAAAGGAATCGAGAGCAATTCTTTCTCAAACCTGATTCTTGCTTACGAACCGGTATGGGCGATTGGAACCGGAAAAGTGGCCACTCCCGCTCAAGCGCAGGAAGTACATGCGTTCATCCGAAAAGAGGTCGCGGGACTTTTTGTGGGAGCATCCGGCGTTGCGGAAGCCCTTTCGATTCTTTACGGAGGTTCGGTAAAACCGGACAATATCACGGCCCTCCTCAAAGAAAAAGATATCGATGGGGGACTCGTGGGTGGGGCCAGTCAGAAAATCGATTCTTATGCGGGGCTTTTCTAA
- a CDS encoding PAS domain-containing sensor histidine kinase, with protein sequence MKLSELTFQLMVESTPNAILLVNKEGKIVYINAQTEKLFGYLKTELIGQIVEELIPSRYRSRHPDFRNSFFDSPQVRPMGAGRDLFGLKKNGAEFPIEIGLNPVPTADGTLVLASIIDITERKKAEERFRLVVESAPNAMILVNREGKISLVNDQTEKLFGYNREDLIGQKLEILLPNRFRNEHPDHRARFFSEPSVRSMGAGRDLFALRKDGTEIQVEIGLNPIETDEGPMVLASIIDITERKIQEWTIIRKNELEARNKELEQFAYLASHDLQEPLRTVSNYIQILREDYVKTLDDIAHGHLKTIDLATKRMSALVKALLMYSRIGRERKLVYVDINVLMEEVLADLESLILQSETKIILNPLPSLKVYEVEFRQLLQNLIANAIKFKNRDVFPEIRIRSQQEGDLWQFSIQDNGIGIDSKHFDRIFYIFQRLHLESEYEGYGIGLANCKKIVELHGGKIWIESTPKLGSTFHFTIPNLTI encoded by the coding sequence ATGAAACTCTCCGAACTTACATTTCAGTTGATGGTAGAATCCACTCCGAACGCGATTCTTCTCGTAAACAAAGAAGGAAAGATCGTATATATCAACGCACAAACGGAAAAACTCTTCGGTTATCTCAAGACCGAACTCATTGGACAAATCGTAGAGGAACTGATTCCTTCCCGTTACAGAAGTCGTCATCCGGATTTTAGAAATTCTTTTTTTGATTCTCCTCAAGTACGGCCGATGGGAGCCGGGAGGGATCTTTTCGGTTTGAAAAAGAATGGAGCCGAATTCCCGATTGAAATCGGACTCAATCCAGTTCCCACCGCGGACGGAACCCTAGTTCTTGCGTCCATCATCGATATCACCGAGCGTAAAAAAGCGGAAGAACGATTTCGTCTCGTCGTCGAATCGGCTCCCAATGCGATGATCCTCGTGAACCGAGAAGGAAAAATCTCCTTAGTCAACGATCAAACCGAAAAACTCTTCGGATATAACAGAGAGGATTTGATCGGACAAAAACTCGAAATTCTTCTCCCGAATCGTTTTCGAAACGAGCACCCGGACCACAGGGCTCGATTCTTCTCCGAACCTTCCGTTCGTTCCATGGGCGCCGGAAGGGATCTTTTCGCTCTGAGAAAGGACGGCACCGAAATCCAAGTCGAAATCGGACTCAATCCGATCGAGACGGATGAAGGCCCGATGGTTCTCGCTTCCATCATCGATATCACCGAACGTAAGATTCAAGAATGGACGATCATTCGTAAAAACGAACTCGAAGCAAGGAACAAGGAACTCGAACAGTTCGCCTATCTCGCCTCCCACGATCTCCAAGAACCGCTTCGGACGGTTTCGAATTATATTCAGATTCTACGGGAAGATTACGTTAAAACGTTAGACGACATCGCGCACGGCCACCTCAAAACGATCGACCTCGCTACCAAAAGAATGAGCGCGCTCGTAAAAGCCCTTCTCATGTATTCGAGAATCGGAAGAGAGAGAAAGCTCGTCTACGTGGACATCAACGTCTTGATGGAAGAAGTTCTCGCCGATCTCGAAAGTTTGATTCTTCAATCCGAAACGAAGATCATCCTCAATCCGCTTCCCTCTCTCAAGGTTTACGAAGTGGAATTCAGACAACTCCTCCAAAATCTCATCGCGAACGCGATCAAATTTAAGAATCGGGATGTTTTCCCGGAAATTCGGATTCGATCCCAACAGGAGGGAGATCTCTGGCAATTTTCGATTCAGGACAACGGTATCGGAATCGACTCCAAACACTTCGATCGAATTTTTTATATTTTCCAAAGGCTTCATCTCGAATCCGAATACGAGGGTTATGGAATCGGTCTTGCCAATTGCAAAAAAATCGTCGAATTACACGGCGGTAAGATCTGGATCGAATCGACTCCGAAACTCGGAAGCACCTTTCATTTTACAATTCCCAATCTAACGATATGA
- a CDS encoding phosphoglycerate kinase — translation MELPRLENVDLVGKRVFLRVDFNVPIENGKVTDKTRIEKTLPTIELLLKKGARVIIASHLGRPKGQVNPEFSMAPVVEVFKGLVKANVLFSKNVIGDDVVQMSKELKEGEILVIENVRFYKEEEENEPGFSKKLAALADVYVNDAFGAAHRAHASTEGIAHLLPAYAGLLMHKEIVELSALLSRPARPFVAIIGGSKVSSKIKVLTNLFDKVNHLLIGGGMAYTFLKSRAVPVGNSLVEKEFEVQAFQLIEKAGVAGVDLQLPVDHIIADSFSDKAKTKSVDKMGILEGWMGMDIGSKTVANYEKIIKNAGTIFWNGPMGVFEMDKFANGTMAIAKAIAKSKAKTVVGGGDSIAAINKAGVADKITHISTGGGASLEFMEGRKLPGVEALKKKEVE, via the coding sequence ATGGAATTGCCTAGACTCGAAAACGTCGACCTCGTGGGAAAACGTGTTTTCCTACGAGTGGACTTCAACGTTCCCATTGAGAACGGAAAAGTCACCGACAAAACCAGAATTGAAAAAACGCTCCCGACCATCGAGCTCCTCCTCAAAAAAGGAGCCCGGGTTATCATTGCGAGTCACTTAGGAAGACCCAAAGGCCAAGTGAATCCTGAATTCTCGATGGCACCCGTTGTGGAAGTTTTCAAAGGACTCGTAAAAGCGAACGTCCTGTTCTCCAAGAACGTGATTGGAGACGACGTCGTTCAAATGTCCAAAGAATTGAAAGAGGGAGAAATCCTCGTAATCGAAAACGTACGATTTTATAAAGAAGAAGAAGAGAACGAACCCGGCTTTTCCAAAAAACTCGCGGCATTGGCGGATGTGTATGTAAACGACGCTTTCGGAGCCGCGCATAGAGCGCACGCTTCTACCGAAGGAATCGCACATCTTCTTCCTGCTTACGCTGGACTTTTGATGCACAAAGAAATCGTGGAACTTTCCGCACTTCTTTCCAGACCGGCTCGCCCTTTTGTGGCGATCATCGGAGGATCGAAGGTTTCTTCCAAGATCAAAGTTCTCACCAATCTTTTCGACAAAGTGAATCACCTTCTCATCGGCGGAGGAATGGCTTACACATTCTTAAAATCCAGAGCGGTTCCCGTAGGAAACTCTCTCGTAGAAAAAGAATTCGAAGTGCAAGCGTTTCAGTTGATTGAAAAAGCCGGAGTCGCCGGAGTCGATCTTCAACTTCCTGTGGATCATATCATAGCCGACTCGTTCAGCGACAAGGCGAAGACAAAGTCCGTCGACAAAATGGGAATCTTAGAAGGTTGGATGGGAATGGACATCGGTTCCAAAACCGTCGCCAACTATGAAAAGATCATCAAAAACGCCGGAACGATTTTCTGGAACGGCCCGATGGGAGTTTTTGAAATGGACAAATTTGCGAACGGAACGATGGCGATTGCAAAAGCGATCGCGAAGTCCAAAGCGAAGACAGTCGTCGGCGGCGGCGATTCCATTGCGGCGATCAACAAGGCCGGAGTCGCGGATAAGATCACTCATATTTCGACGGGCGGCGGAGCATCTCTCGAATTTATGGAAGGAAGAAAACTTCCAGGCGTCGAGGCTCTCAAGAAAAAAGAAGTAGAGTAA
- the lenA gene encoding endostatin-like outer membrane lipoprotein LenA — MLFLSFFIGTISIFGEGKESDDHRASSSGTASILNRRILRIYEDLGVARELIKLERIDSVPNGTYISFLGNFPNRKGIKVTKHSISEGKNGIERAESKSILLEFTGTTLSRVITEVRAENADGSDTTTIRLIDETPLDQNVDDILVESNRNGKEMRYPIQFLPDEGINRERSAFKQEFYLKLLEDFLVQLLRLQEMQNQESAKNKKKLLQTFKDSLQY; from the coding sequence TTGCTTTTCCTTTCTTTTTTCATTGGAACAATTTCTATTTTTGGAGAGGGAAAAGAATCCGACGATCACAGAGCTTCTTCTTCAGGAACTGCGTCGATTCTCAATCGAAGAATTTTAAGAATCTACGAAGACCTCGGGGTCGCGAGAGAACTCATCAAATTGGAAAGAATCGACTCTGTTCCGAACGGAACTTACATTTCTTTCTTAGGAAATTTTCCGAATCGTAAGGGAATCAAGGTCACAAAACATTCCATCTCCGAAGGAAAAAACGGGATCGAAAGAGCGGAAAGCAAATCGATTCTTCTAGAATTTACGGGGACGACTCTTTCCCGAGTCATAACGGAAGTAAGAGCGGAAAACGCGGACGGTTCGGACACGACGACCATCCGTCTGATCGACGAAACTCCTCTGGATCAAAACGTGGACGATATTCTTGTGGAGTCGAATCGGAACGGAAAAGAGATGCGCTACCCGATTCAGTTTCTTCCTGACGAAGGAATCAATCGGGAACGATCCGCGTTTAAACAAGAATTCTACCTAAAACTTTTGGAAGATTTTCTCGTGCAACTCTTGCGATTACAAGAAATGCAAAACCAAGAATCTGCAAAAAATAAAAAAAAGTTACTGCAAACTTTTAAAGATTCTCTACAATATTGA
- the gap gene encoding type I glyceraldehyde-3-phosphate dehydrogenase, with amino-acid sequence MTRIAINGFGRIGRLAFRAGIKDPNLEFVAINDLVTPDNLAYLLKYDSTHGRFQGTVEHTEKELIVDGKKILCVSERDPEKLPWKDLKVDYVIESTGLFTDRVGAEKHLKAGAKKVVISAPAKDKDIPTFVMGVNNEKYNASTDHIVSNASCTTNCLAPITKVVLDNFGIEEGLMTTIHATTATQPTVDGPSKKDFRGGRGAMQNIIPASTGAAKAVGLCIPEVSGKLTGMSFRVPTPDVSVVDLTVRTTKETSLKEISAKMKAASEGPMKGILGYTEDMVVSNDFVSSTLSSIFDMDACIELNSRFFKLVSWYDNEMGYANRVLDLIRFMAKKG; translated from the coding sequence ATGACAAGAATAGCCATCAACGGATTTGGAAGAATCGGAAGACTCGCTTTCCGCGCAGGAATCAAAGACCCCAATCTGGAATTTGTCGCAATCAATGATTTAGTTACTCCTGATAACCTGGCCTACCTACTCAAATACGATTCCACTCACGGAAGATTTCAAGGAACCGTAGAACATACCGAAAAAGAACTGATCGTGGACGGAAAAAAAATTCTCTGCGTTTCGGAAAGAGATCCCGAAAAACTTCCATGGAAAGATCTGAAAGTCGACTACGTAATCGAGTCCACCGGACTTTTTACGGACAGAGTCGGAGCGGAAAAACACCTCAAGGCCGGAGCAAAAAAAGTCGTGATCTCTGCTCCAGCGAAAGACAAGGACATTCCAACCTTCGTCATGGGCGTGAATAACGAGAAATACAACGCTTCGACCGATCACATCGTGTCTAACGCGTCTTGCACTACAAACTGTCTCGCTCCGATCACAAAAGTGGTTCTTGACAACTTTGGAATCGAAGAAGGTCTGATGACCACGATTCACGCGACAACTGCGACACAACCGACCGTAGACGGACCTTCCAAAAAGGACTTCCGTGGAGGAAGAGGAGCGATGCAAAACATCATTCCTGCTTCTACAGGCGCGGCAAAAGCCGTTGGACTTTGTATTCCGGAAGTGAGTGGAAAACTCACAGGGATGTCCTTCCGAGTTCCGACGCCGGACGTTTCCGTAGTGGATTTAACCGTAAGAACCACAAAAGAAACTTCTTTGAAAGAAATTTCCGCAAAAATGAAAGCCGCTTCCGAAGGTCCGATGAAAGGTATTCTCGGTTATACGGAAGATATGGTAGTTTCCAACGACTTCGTAAGTTCCACACTTTCTTCCATCTTCGATATGGACGCTTGTATCGAATTGAATTCTAGATTCTTCAAATTGGTTTCTTGGTATGACAACGAGATGGGATACGCGAACCGAGTTCTCGATCTCATCCGCTTTATGGCGAAGAAAGGTTAA
- a CDS encoding oxygenase MpaB family protein — protein MWNRYAIYNQIQELDPEKDCHKISFLSGSYDFPRDIEISLALGFFKTFAIPSIARILDETKQFERFGQKRYDDTAILLGEFLENGIESENGRAAIRRLNQIHKKYPIPNQDFLYTLSTFIYEPVRWNLRFGWRRGSEKEKLANFFLWKKVGKLMNIKDLPNDDYTAFEAWNRKFEAENFKRTPESERLGQATLQILAGRIPKIPGIQTILFHGLFSLMEPPLREAMGFPKPIRWIELLTIAVFRIRAFVLRTIWPPRTKPFLVTKRKNPTYKNGYLIENLGPS, from the coding sequence ATGTGGAACAGATATGCGATTTATAATCAGATTCAAGAATTGGATCCGGAGAAGGATTGTCATAAAATATCCTTTCTTTCCGGAAGTTACGATTTTCCAAGGGATATAGAAATATCCCTCGCATTAGGATTCTTTAAAACGTTTGCGATTCCTTCGATCGCAAGAATTTTAGATGAAACGAAACAATTTGAAAGATTCGGACAGAAGAGATACGATGATACAGCGATTCTTTTAGGGGAGTTTTTAGAGAATGGAATCGAATCCGAAAACGGAAGGGCCGCAATTCGTAGGCTCAATCAAATTCATAAAAAATATCCGATTCCCAATCAGGATTTTCTTTATACTCTGAGCACTTTTATCTACGAGCCGGTTCGTTGGAATCTTCGTTTCGGCTGGAGAAGGGGATCCGAAAAAGAGAAACTCGCCAACTTCTTTCTGTGGAAGAAGGTTGGAAAACTCATGAACATCAAGGATCTTCCGAACGATGACTACACAGCCTTCGAAGCTTGGAACCGAAAATTCGAAGCGGAAAATTTCAAACGAACACCCGAGAGCGAACGACTCGGCCAGGCTACTCTTCAAATTCTCGCAGGAAGAATTCCGAAAATTCCGGGAATACAAACGATTCTCTTTCACGGTCTTTTTAGTCTGATGGAACCTCCGCTTCGGGAAGCGATGGGATTTCCCAAACCCATTCGTTGGATTGAACTTTTGACGATCGCCGTCTTTCGGATTCGTGCCTTTGTATTGCGTACGATTTGGCCTCCGAGAACAAAACCGTTTCTCGTAACGAAACGAAAAAACCCAACTTACAAAAACGGATATTTGATTGAAAACCTCGGGCCGAGTTAG
- the lepB gene encoding signal peptidase I, translating to MSRSSSNQEKERREKIKSLLKQAGIGLLIGAAIAFLIRFFLFFPFVLENRDMLPGYSPGTRIYFSRFVDRSNLYLGDLVLVKHPSQEGKVLFSRIAGKPGETVQMKNKVFFRNNNPEENLGSGSGFTLQFEDKRGPFPPSFSARDNSEPLLLKDRDYFLLCDNRDSCSDSRDFGPVRIENILGKAF from the coding sequence ATGAGCCGCAGTTCTTCCAACCAGGAAAAAGAAAGAAGAGAAAAAATAAAATCCCTCCTCAAACAAGCGGGGATCGGACTTCTCATCGGAGCCGCTATCGCTTTCCTCATTCGATTCTTCCTTTTCTTTCCTTTTGTTTTGGAGAACCGAGATATGCTCCCCGGTTATTCTCCCGGAACTCGAATCTATTTTTCGCGTTTTGTGGACCGTTCCAATCTCTATCTCGGAGACTTGGTTCTCGTAAAACACCCTTCCCAAGAAGGCAAAGTTCTCTTTTCAAGAATCGCAGGAAAGCCCGGTGAAACGGTGCAAATGAAGAATAAAGTCTTCTTTAGAAACAACAATCCCGAGGAGAATCTTGGTTCCGGTTCGGGTTTTACCCTTCAGTTCGAAGACAAACGCGGTCCTTTCCCTCCGAGTTTTTCGGCAAGAGACAATTCGGAGCCTCTCCTTCTCAAAGACAGGGATTACTTTCTCCTCTGCGACAATCGAGATTCTTGTTCCGATTCGAGAGATTTCGGACCGGTCCGAATCGAGAATATCCTTGGAAAAGCCTTCTAA